Proteins from one Candidatus Neomarinimicrobiota bacterium genomic window:
- a CDS encoding TolB family protein, which translates to MKLYYHYAIISICFIGIITSCKHTSSIQVDNPVMKLVFTRDNEIYLFDMLSDSLELLLPLNEPVWTNELGFTYYRIWADQAHWSPSGDEIVYIEAVGTDGGHLRTLNPTTGEQQFFPYYVYRQDISPEWSIDGNYIIYSKSLASLGLNYEIFIINIDGLNDKQITDRPFHDDVCPSLHPNGVDIIFNSSDNRVTDFPNIFHTTTSMDSSICLSCDDYQISLQPKYNPVTAEIIFAHRSISGDNLAIYKVPDNFCSNPVQLVDSIFATGGFSWSNDGNFIVFVRVSGGIHGPYTNPEIWMMNSDGSEKMMVVKNATSPSLWVQ; encoded by the coding sequence ATGAAGCTTTATTATCATTATGCAATAATCTCTATCTGCTTTATTGGTATCATCACGTCATGTAAACATACTTCTTCCATTCAAGTTGATAACCCTGTAATGAAGCTAGTTTTCACCCGAGACAATGAAATTTATTTATTTGATATGTTATCGGACTCGCTCGAGTTACTTCTTCCTCTAAATGAACCTGTCTGGACCAATGAACTAGGTTTTACCTACTATCGCATCTGGGCGGATCAAGCCCATTGGAGCCCTTCTGGAGATGAAATTGTATATATCGAAGCTGTTGGGACCGACGGCGGCCACTTAAGGACTCTTAATCCTACGACAGGAGAACAGCAGTTTTTCCCATATTATGTCTATCGTCAAGATATCAGCCCCGAATGGAGTATTGATGGCAATTATATCATTTATTCTAAGTCACTTGCTTCATTAGGATTAAACTATGAAATATTTATTATCAACATAGACGGATTAAATGATAAACAAATTACTGATCGTCCCTTCCATGATGATGTGTGCCCCTCTCTGCATCCAAACGGTGTTGATATAATTTTCAATTCAAGTGATAATCGAGTCACAGACTTCCCGAACATATTCCATACCACTACTTCAATGGATTCTTCTATATGTTTATCCTGCGATGATTATCAAATATCATTGCAGCCTAAGTATAATCCGGTTACGGCCGAAATTATTTTTGCCCATAGAAGCATTTCAGGAGATAACTTGGCAATCTATAAGGTCCCGGATAATTTTTGTTCTAATCCTGTTCAGTTAGTAGATAGTATTTTCGCTACTGGGGGATTTTCTTGGTCTAACGATGGCAATTTTATTGTTTTCGTTCGGGTATCTGGTGGAATTCACGGCCCCTACACAAATCCTGAAATATGGATGATGAATTCTGATGGTTCAGAAAAAATGATGGTGGTTAAAAATGCAACAAGTCCCTCTTTATGGGTACAATAA